Genomic segment of Staphylococcus muscae:
AAAGGCTATCTAGCAACAATGCTTGAACAACGTGGTTTAAGAAAATACAAGACACCTACTAATCATATTTACAAACGTAAGAATAAACCGAGTGTTGTTGTTACTAATGAATCTTTAATCGATAAAGCATACTACATTCCACAACCACCAAAGTTAAACAAAAAGCAAATTGAAGAGGACATTAAAGCTGGTGTAGATGTTGAAGGTGCTGAACTAAGTGCGAGTGAAAGTTTGGTGATTCCAAAATGAAGAAAT
This window contains:
- a CDS encoding siphovirus Gp157 family protein; amino-acid sequence: MTNLFEINERYLQVLDMWDDVEPGIIQDTLDSIEAETHEKVDNIIGLKRSVDGDVGVIDAEIKRLQKMKKQKENLSDRLKGYLATMLEQRGLRKYKTPTNHIYKRKNKPSVVVTNESLIDKAYYIPQPPKLNKKQIEEDIKAGVDVEGAELSASESLVIPK